The Anoxybacillus flavithermus genome has a segment encoding these proteins:
- a CDS encoding stage V sporulation protein AE-like protein, giving the protein METYVYAFVIGGTLALIGQLLLRKWSFIRVMTIFVFIGMVTESIGVYRPIQSFAHAGVETTLVHLGASCIQAVKTGDFTNVVFFLSFPIFVAWMTAIVCKPRGRIE; this is encoded by the coding sequence ATGGAAACGTACGTGTATGCATTTGTCATCGGTGGCACATTGGCACTAATCGGACAGCTGTTGCTAAGGAAGTGGTCGTTTATTCGCGTTATGACGATATTTGTATTTATCGGTATGGTGACCGAATCGATCGGTGTATACCGTCCCATTCAGTCATTTGCGCATGCAGGAGTAGAAACGACACTTGTTCATCTAGGGGCATCTTGTATACAAGCGGTAAAAACGGGGGACTTTACAAATGTCGTTTTTTTTCTTTCTTTTCCAATCTTCGTCGCCTGGATGACCGCTATTGTTTGTAAGCCGAGAGGAAGGATCGAATGA
- a CDS encoding stage V sporulation protein AE — translation MKKRKVILVTDGDQHVQRALEKLAKQLGARCISQSQGNPSRLTGKRLVELILQTPYDPVFVMFDDSGIIGEGAGEQALRYVATHEQIDVLGAIAVASDTNNQEWTKVNICIDYDGNFTTYGVDKEGIAEWEFGRVNGDTVYCLDELSIPIVVGIGDIGKMRRHDDIRHGCPITRKAIEYILERSKRDENRKLHTDFSEVE, via the coding sequence ATGAAAAAAAGGAAAGTTATTTTAGTGACAGACGGAGATCAACATGTGCAACGTGCACTCGAGAAGCTCGCAAAACAACTTGGCGCTCGTTGCATTAGCCAATCGCAAGGCAACCCATCGCGGTTGACAGGAAAACGGCTTGTTGAACTTATTTTGCAGACGCCGTATGACCCTGTTTTTGTCATGTTTGATGATAGTGGCATTATCGGTGAAGGAGCGGGAGAACAAGCGCTTCGCTATGTTGCAACACATGAACAAATTGATGTGCTCGGAGCGATAGCGGTGGCGTCTGATACGAACAATCAAGAGTGGACGAAAGTAAATATTTGCATTGATTATGATGGCAACTTCACAACATACGGTGTCGATAAAGAAGGAATTGCTGAGTGGGAATTCGGTCGAGTGAATGGTGATACAGTATATTGTTTAGATGAATTATCTATCCCGATTGTTGTCGGAATTGGAGATATTGGAAAAATGAGACGTCATGATGATATTCGCCACGGTTGCCCGATTACACGCAAAGCGATTGAATATATTCTTGAAAGGAGTAAACGTGATGAAAACAGAAAGTTACACACCGATTTCTCCGAAGTTGAATG